From a region of the Vicinamibacterales bacterium genome:
- a CDS encoding M48 family metalloprotease gives MVRTTRISSAAWRRGRLAWLVLPVLVASACASNPVTGRREVTLISEAEEIALGRQGDAEIRREMGVYHDEALQRYVSGVGERIAAVSHRPTLPWTFTVVDVPVVNAFALPGGYVYVTRGLLAHLGDESELAGVLGHEVGHVTARHASQQYTRSAGGSLGVLLASIFIPGVAPFRDVASMGLGTLFLKYGRDDELESDRLGVEYAAKAGWDPNAVPRFLATLSRLDALSERGIPNWLSTHPDPGSRVAKATPVAAAADGGERARNRDDFLQHVAGMAYGDNPAEGVVRGHRFLHPDLRIAIDFPEAWTVQNTSDQVIAEPDGGTVLMVLRAADAARGPSLADGARRHMRGLGFTLDSGGVEQVNGIDAFVGLYHGKAREIGKVRLRAAHLPVGRQVYMVAGVAPEAEFPSVDAEFDAALRSFRELSTREASNIRPNEIALYTSRADDSWQSIAQRAGQGLVSASRLALMNGFAVNVQPPAGTRLKIVVAG, from the coding sequence ATGGTCCGAACGACTCGCATCTCCTCCGCTGCGTGGCGCCGCGGACGGCTCGCCTGGCTGGTGCTCCCCGTGCTGGTCGCGTCGGCCTGCGCCTCCAATCCCGTCACCGGGCGCCGCGAGGTGACGCTCATCAGCGAGGCCGAGGAGATCGCCCTCGGCAGGCAGGGCGACGCGGAGATCCGTCGGGAGATGGGCGTCTACCACGACGAGGCGCTGCAGCGCTACGTCAGCGGCGTGGGCGAACGGATCGCCGCCGTCTCACACCGTCCCACGCTGCCCTGGACGTTCACCGTGGTGGACGTCCCCGTGGTGAACGCGTTCGCCCTGCCTGGGGGCTACGTGTACGTCACACGCGGGTTGCTGGCGCATCTGGGCGACGAGTCCGAGCTGGCGGGCGTCCTCGGGCACGAAGTGGGGCATGTCACGGCGCGCCACGCCTCGCAGCAGTACACGCGCTCCGCGGGCGGGTCGCTCGGCGTGCTCCTGGCCAGCATCTTCATTCCCGGCGTCGCGCCGTTCCGCGACGTGGCCTCGATGGGGCTGGGAACGCTCTTCCTGAAATACGGCCGCGACGACGAGCTCGAGTCGGATCGGCTCGGCGTCGAGTATGCAGCGAAGGCCGGCTGGGATCCGAACGCCGTGCCGCGCTTCCTGGCCACCCTGTCTCGGCTCGACGCCCTCAGCGAGCGAGGCATCCCGAACTGGCTGTCGACCCATCCAGATCCTGGCTCCCGCGTGGCGAAGGCCACTCCGGTCGCGGCGGCGGCCGACGGCGGCGAACGCGCGCGCAACCGGGATGACTTTCTGCAGCACGTGGCGGGGATGGCGTATGGCGACAACCCGGCGGAAGGGGTCGTGCGCGGACACCGCTTCCTGCACCCCGATCTCCGCATCGCCATCGACTTCCCGGAGGCCTGGACGGTCCAGAACACCAGCGACCAGGTCATCGCCGAACCCGACGGCGGCACGGTGCTGATGGTGCTGCGGGCGGCGGACGCGGCACGCGGCCCATCCCTCGCCGACGGGGCCAGGCGGCACATGCGCGGGCTGGGCTTCACGCTCGACAGCGGCGGCGTCGAGCAGGTGAACGGGATCGACGCGTTCGTCGGGCTCTATCACGGCAAGGCCCGCGAGATCGGCAAGGTCCGCCTGCGCGCCGCCCACCTGCCCGTCGGGCGCCAGGTGTACATGGTGGCGGGCGTCGCGCCCGAGGCCGAGTTCCCGAGCGTCGACGCCGAGTTCGACGCGGCCCTCCGGTCGTTCCGCGAGCTGTCGACCCGCGAGGCCTCCAACATCCGGCCCAACGAGATCGCGCTCTACACGTCGCGGGCCGACGACTCCTGGCAGTCGATCGCCCAGCGCGCGGGACAGGGCCTGGTGTCCGCGTCGCGGCTGGCGCTCATGAACGGATTCGCCGTGAACGTCCAGCCTCCCGCCGGCACGCGCCTGAAGATCGTCGTCGCTGGCTGA
- a CDS encoding dihydrodipicolinate synthase family protein yields MSPLAGLYTPIVTPFNHDTVDDAALHRNVERYMQTRLTGLVVLGSNGEAVMLDDSEAERVIAAARSAMPSTRPLIAGTGAESTKATIAATLRAARAGADAVLVRTPSFFKNMMTADVFVRHYVAVAEASPVPVLLYNVSMYTGVTLPPDAVGLLAEHPNIVGMKESGSDASLLADYISRSGPEFFVLAGSGVTYFTGLAAGAHGAILALAGLVPDLCADLLDHVRAGRFLEARALQRTLTPLARTIGGLHGVPALKAALDLMGYDGGLPRAPLGPTPPSVIGQLRRMLTDLGVPLVEPASMDADPATT; encoded by the coding sequence ATGTCTCCGCTCGCTGGTCTGTACACGCCCATCGTCACGCCGTTCAACCACGACACCGTCGACGATGCGGCCCTGCACCGCAACGTCGAGCGGTACATGCAGACGCGGCTCACGGGCCTCGTCGTGCTGGGATCCAACGGCGAAGCGGTGATGCTCGACGACTCCGAAGCCGAGCGAGTCATCGCCGCCGCGCGGTCGGCCATGCCGTCCACGCGGCCCCTCATCGCCGGCACGGGGGCCGAGTCCACCAAGGCCACCATCGCCGCGACGCTGCGCGCGGCCCGCGCCGGCGCCGACGCCGTGCTCGTCCGGACGCCCTCGTTCTTCAAGAACATGATGACGGCCGACGTCTTCGTGCGCCACTACGTGGCCGTCGCCGAGGCCAGCCCCGTGCCCGTGCTGCTCTACAACGTGTCGATGTACACGGGCGTGACCCTGCCACCGGACGCGGTCGGCCTGCTGGCCGAGCATCCGAACATCGTGGGCATGAAGGAATCCGGCAGCGATGCGTCGCTGCTGGCGGACTACATCTCGCGCTCGGGCCCCGAGTTCTTCGTGCTGGCGGGCAGCGGCGTCACGTACTTCACCGGCCTCGCCGCCGGCGCCCATGGCGCGATCCTGGCGCTGGCCGGCCTCGTGCCCGACCTGTGTGCGGACCTCCTCGACCACGTGCGCGCGGGCCGGTTCCTCGAGGCGCGTGCCCTGCAGCGCACGCTGACGCCGCTGGCCCGCACCATCGGAGGCTTGCACGGCGTGCCCGCTCTCAAGGCGGCGCTCGACCTGATGGGCTACGACGGCGGACTGCCGCGCGCGCCACTCGGGCCCACGCCGCCGTCGGTGATCGGACAACTGCGCCGGATGCTCACCGACCTGGGCGTGCCCCTGGTCGAGCCGGCGTCGATGGACGCGGATCCCGCGACGACCTGA